In a single window of the Elaeis guineensis isolate ETL-2024a chromosome 8, EG11, whole genome shotgun sequence genome:
- the LOC105050297 gene encoding probable UDP-glucosyl transferase 73B6 translates to MSSEARHQLHVFFFPYPAPGHMLPLAHIAALFAGRGIRATFVTTPANAPLLHPALAHQPVHILLLPFPSAEVGLPPGCENTASLPHPRTRHQGAINEAAALLHDPLAALIRTHRPDCLISDYVCDWTADLARSLGIPRLVFSPTSLFSTAVWDAVLSHGAHRYDRDNAAAFIVEAGLPHRVELTPAELPLAFAYPAELNAIKESENSSDGTIYNSFYELEPRYVDCLKKCRATKVWCIGPVALASRGAGNDLDSKQGELIKKWLNSKTPGTVVYVCLGSEFVFKAEQLREMALGLEASGHPFVWVVRSDEAETEWMPEGLEERIRERGLIIRGWAPQLMILNHPAVGGFVTHCGWNSTLEAVSAGVPMGAWPLEWEQFFNERLLVEVLGIAVRVLDGVGQRTAGEEKEVVKWERVRGVVERVMGGNVGETRRRAREFGVMARAAVEEGGSSYGELSRLIEELEDLAAQKREGREEGR, encoded by the coding sequence ATGTCCTCCGAGGCTCGTCATCAGCTCCACGTCTTCTTCTTCCCCTACCCAGCTCCCGGCCACATGCTTCCCCTTGCCCATATCGCTGCCCTCTTTGCGGGCCGCGGCATCCGCGCCACCTTCGTCACCACCCCCGCCAACGCCCCTCTCCTCCACCCCGCCCTCGCCCACCAACCCGTCCACATCCTCCTCCTCCCTTTCCCCTCCGCGGAGGTCGGCCTCCCACCGGGCTGCGAGAACACCGCCTCCCTCCCCCACCCTCGCACCCGTCACCAAGGCGCCATCAACGAAGCCGCCGCCCTCCTCCACGATCCCCTCGCCGCTCTCATCCGCACCCACCGCCCCGACTGTCTCATCTCCGACTACGTCTGCGACTGGACCGCCGACCTCGCCCGCTCTCTCGGCATCCCAAGGCTGGTCTTCAGCCCCACTTCCCTCTTCTCCACCGCCGTATGGGACGCCGTCCTCTCCCACGGGGCCCACCGCTACGACCGCGACAACGCCGCTGCCTTCATCGTCGAGGCCGGCCTCCCGCACCGCGTCGAACTGACACCGGCCGAGCTCCCCCTGGCCTTCGCGTATCCGGCAGAACTCAACGCCATAAAAGAATCCGAAAACAGTAGCGATGGCACCATTTACAATAGCTTCTACGAGTTGGAGCCCCGGTACGTTGATTGCTTGAAGAAATGCCGGGCCACAAAAGTGTGGTGCATCGGGCCGGTGGCTTTAGCTAGCCGGGGAGCAGGGAACGATCTTGATAGTAAGCAAGGAGAGCTGATCAAGAAATGGCTCAATTCCAAGACGCCCGGCACGGTCGTATATGTTTGTTTGGGAAGCGAGTTTGTATTCAAAGCGGAGCAGCTCCGAGAGATGGCGTTGGGGTTGGAGGCGTCGGGCCACCCGTTCGTGTGGGTGGTGAGAAGCGACGAGGCCGAGACGGAGTGGATGCCGGAGGGGTTGGAGGAGAGGATAAGGGAGAGGGGTTTGATAATAAGAGGATGGGCGCCTCAATTGATGATATTGAACCATCCGGCGGTTGGAGGGTTCGTGACGCACTGCGGGTGGAATTCGACGCTGGAGGCGGTGAGCGCGGGGGTACCGATGGGCGCGTGGCCGCTCGAGTGGGAGCAGTTCTTCAACGAGAGGCTGCTGGTGGAGGTGCTGGGGATCGCAGTGCGGGTTCTGGATGGGGTGGGGCAGCGAACGGCAGGGGAGGAGAAGGAGGTGGTGAAGTGGGAGAGGGTCAGGGGCGTGGTGGAGAGGGTGATGGGTGGAAATGTGGGAGAGACGAGGAGGAGGGCGAGGGAGTTTGGGGTGATGGCGAGAGCGGCGGTGGAGGAGGGTGGGTCGTCGTATGGGGAGCTGAGCCGCTTGATCGAAGAACTTGAAGACTTGGCAGCGCAGAAGAGGGAGGGCCGAGAGGAAGGACGTTGA